Sequence from the Pseudomonas sp. LS.1a genome:
GTCGTGGATCTGTTCACGCAACTCGTCCGCCTGGTCGCCGGCCAGGTTGGCGGTGTCGGCCAGCAGTTTCTCGGTGTCGCGGACCAGTGCCTGGAAGTCAGCCATCAATATCTCTTGTGCAGTCTTTGCCGATTTGCTGGCCATGGGTGTCTCCCTGTCGATGAGTGTTGGTAGTTCGAGTAATAGCACGCGCCGAAGGTTCAAGTGCCGGCGCTGGTATGGGCCTTGCTAAGTGCTTTGCCACGTTGCGGGGCGCCCCGGTCGGGTATTGCGCCGATTAAGGGCGCCAGCGCAGCGGATACCGATAAACCTTAACCCAATCCACGACAAACCCAAGAAAAAACCACGCAGGCTCCGCCCGGCTCACCTAAACAGGGCAGGGGGCTGGCACCGATTCGGTGCAGGGATGCAGGTTCTTGAACTGTCCTGGTGCCTTTTTCAGCAGGTCTGCCTATTTCATGGAAAACATGCACAGCGCGATGGACTCCCTGGTCCACGGTTCCAACACCCTGTTCATTCTCATGGGTGCCATTCTGGTGCTGGCCATGCATGCCGGCTTCGCGTTTCTCGAAGTGGGCACGGTACGCTACAAGAACCAGGTCAACGCCTTGTCGAAGATCCTCAGCGACTTCGCCATCTCGGCTTTGGTGTACTTCCTCATCGGCTACTGGATCGCCTACGGGGTCAACTTCTTGCAGCCAGCGGCAGCGCTGGCGGCCGACCATGGCTATGCGCTGGTCAAGTGCTTCTTCCTGCTGACCTTCGCCGCGGCGATTCCGGCAATCATCTCCGGGGGCATCGCCGAGCGGGCGCGCTTTGTGCCGCAACTGTGTGCCACGGCGTTGATCGTGGCGTTCATTTACCCGTTCTTCGAGGGTGTGGTGTGGAACGGCAACCTGGGCGTACAGGCCTGGTTGCAGGCACGCTTCGGCGCGCCGTTCCATGACTTTGCCGGTTCGGTGGTGGTGCATGCCATGGGCGGCTGGCTGGCGCTGGCGGCGGTGCTGCTGCTGGGCGCTCGCCGTGGGCGCTACCGTGATGGTCGGCTGGTGGCGTTTGCGCCGTCGAGCATTCCCTTCCTGGCATTGGGGTCGTGGATCCTGATCATCGGCTGGTTTGGCTTCAACGTCATGAGTGCCCAGACCCTGCAGGGCGTCAGCGGCCTGGTGGCGATCAACTCGCTGATGGCCATGGTCGGTGGCACCCTGTCGGCCTTGCTGGCCGGGCGTAACGACCCGGGCTTCCTGCATAACGGGCCGCTGGCCGGGCTGGTGGCAGTGTGTGCCGGCTCCGACCTGATGCACCCGATCGGTGCGCTGGCTACCGGTCTGGTGGCGGGCGCGCTGTTTGTCTGGACCTTCACTGCGGCACAGAACCGCTGGAAGATCGACGATGTGCTGGGCGTGTGGCCGTTGCATGGCCTGTGCGGCGTATGGGGGGGCATTGCCTGCGGCGTGTTCGGCCAGGAGGCCCTGGGCGGCATGGGCGGCGTCAGTCTGGTCAGCCAGTTGCTGGGCAGCCTGATGGGCGTGCTGGTGGCATTGGCCGGTGGTTTCGCCGTCTACGGTACGATCCGCGCGCTGCATGGCCTGCGCTTGAGCCATGAGCAGGAGTTCCAGGGCGCAGACCTGTCGCTACACCGGATCGGCGCGACCAGCCAGGATTGAGCCAGGTCAGGTGCACGGTGGGCAGGACAGACCTAGAATAGACTCTCTCCCTGCCAAACCGGACTTGCCCCATGCTGCCTGAATGCCAACTGTTCGGTACCCTCGGCTGCCACCTGTGTGAAGTGGCCGAGGCGGTGCTGATGCCCTTCGTCGATCATGGCCTGCTGGTGGAGCTGGTCGACATTGCCGAGAACGAAGCCCTGTTCGAGCGCTATGGCCTGATCATTCCCGTGCTGCGCCGCTGTGACAACGGCGGCGAACTGCACTGGCCGTTCGATGCCGAACAGGTGGTGGCGTTTCTCGCGCAGTAATGGCTCCAGAGGAGCTGCAACCCTGCTCCAAGGTGATGAATGTGAGCTGATGATCCGGTGCCACATTCAGTCATCGGGAGCCTCGCCATGTTGATCACCCCGCATTTCACGCTTGATGAAATGATCGTTTCTCAACTCGCTGCCAGGGACGGATTCGACAACTCACCACCTCCTGAGGCCAGGGCCAACCTGCAACTGCTGTGCTGTGCGCTGGAACAGGTGCGCGCACTGTTCAATGCCCCAGTCATCGTCAGCAGCGGTTACCGCAGTGAGCAGCTAAACCGGGCGATTGGCGGTGCCGCGAATAGCCAGCATATCCAGGGGTTGGCAGCAGACTTCACGGTGATAAAACTCAG
This genomic interval carries:
- a CDS encoding ammonium transporter; the encoded protein is MENMHSAMDSLVHGSNTLFILMGAILVLAMHAGFAFLEVGTVRYKNQVNALSKILSDFAISALVYFLIGYWIAYGVNFLQPAAALAADHGYALVKCFFLLTFAAAIPAIISGGIAERARFVPQLCATALIVAFIYPFFEGVVWNGNLGVQAWLQARFGAPFHDFAGSVVVHAMGGWLALAAVLLLGARRGRYRDGRLVAFAPSSIPFLALGSWILIIGWFGFNVMSAQTLQGVSGLVAINSLMAMVGGTLSALLAGRNDPGFLHNGPLAGLVAVCAGSDLMHPIGALATGLVAGALFVWTFTAAQNRWKIDDVLGVWPLHGLCGVWGGIACGVFGQEALGGMGGVSLVSQLLGSLMGVLVALAGGFAVYGTIRALHGLRLSHEQEFQGADLSLHRIGATSQD
- a CDS encoding glutaredoxin family protein; this encodes MLPECQLFGTLGCHLCEVAEAVLMPFVDHGLLVELVDIAENEALFERYGLIIPVLRRCDNGGELHWPFDAEQVVAFLAQ
- a CDS encoding D-Ala-D-Ala carboxypeptidase family metallohydrolase; its protein translation is MLITPHFTLDEMIVSQLAARDGFDNSPPPEARANLQLLCCALEQVRALFNAPVIVSSGYRSEQLNRAIGGAANSQHIQGLAADFTVIKLSPRETVRRISESAVPFDQLILEFDRWVHLSVTRDTPRRQVLTIRKGSGYLPGLR